The region TAGGTAACTGAAATAAGTGACTTTGGGCTTATCTTCTGCCTccttagagaaaaaaaagatgtgcTGGAGATGCCACAATTACAACCAACCTCCAAAGTAAACTTGTAAGGTAAACCTACTGGGAGCTCATCATGAACCATTATATTGATCATCATCTTCTGGGACACTCAGAGGTCATTCCTTTTTCATGAACTGACTCATGCTTACTAGatatatactaaaatattaataGATAAACCAGAcaccatttatttttctgtagcatggtaatttttgaaatatttgtggAGACAATTCATAATGACCTTCCCCTATAAGAGCAAATCGGGGAAGAGCAAACACATAAAGGGAGGTTGACAGAAGGACATTGGAAGGCTGAGGCTGACCATTTTGAGGACCACGACTCAAGAGTTAAGACCTTAGTAAATCACTGAAAATTTTAatctgctccttctcctcctcttcctcctttgaaTCACTTACTTCCCCcaaacaattctctctctcttctctctgtctctctctcatactaATGCTTGCTCCCaagttcctcatttttcttcaaagTCCATTAAAACTGGCTAAATGTCAAATGTTTGGGATCAATAACTTTTCAGTCAGGCTTAAGTCAACATTTAAAGGTGACATCTTTGATTACttgtagctgtgtgtgtgtgtgtgtgtgtgtgtgtgtgtgtgtgtgtgtacacaccaactctgggactggaactcagtagATGGATTCTGTCTCTGAACAttattttgctaaaggctagcactctaccagttaagccacatccccatttctggtttttggatagtttattggagataagagtctcacagacttttctgcctgggctggcttcaagttgtgatcctcagatctcagcctcctgagtagttaggattacaggcataagccactgacatctggctcACGTAGCTCTTTTTATCtactatatttatatttgttctgATTTAAGAGTAGTCTGCAACTCTCCTCCTGTACTGAACTATTGTAAATAAGTCTTGAGTATCTAAAGACACAgcagatatatatttatatctatatctatctatacacacacacacacacgcacgcacacacatatacacacacaatataccCAGGGAAGGGGTTGACAAACTATAGTCTATGGGCTCAATCcagattttcagtttttttataaataacattttattggaCCACAGTCATGCCATTAACTCACAGATTGTTATTGAATTTACATCCCATTGGAAGAATTGAACAGTGATAGACTCCATAATATTTATTATCTGTTACTTGTTACAAAAAAAATGGCCCTTGATATAGATAGTTTTTGTCATCATCAAACTGAATAGTTTCTTTTGCCAATGATGATGGCTCACAGATATAATCAAACTATATCCCCAcacaatggaagaaaaatatCCAGATATTGAAACTGCAAGCTTATCTACATAGGTGTTGTCATTGTGTTGATCCAAAACAACTCATTTTCCACAGTGAATCTATTATGGATCACATTGCAGAGATAAATACCAAATAACAACTCTTTGCCTGGCTAAAAAATTGCCCAATCTATATTTCAAAAGCTACTCCACTCCTCCCCTGCAAAAATCAATTCTTTGGTTCTCAGTTTTGTCATCTTCAGAATCAAGTAGAATCAACCTGCAGAGTGGGTTGTCATAAGAATTCAAATGTGAGAAAGTTAGAAGAGATATTATGAGAGGTCATTTGTAAGTGTGAAAAGGATTTGTATCTAGAAAATGTCCCCATGATGTTGAGTTTCTTGCTCATGACTAACCAAGTAATTCCTTAAGATCATTTTCTGCCCCCAAATATTCTCAGTTGTTACCCCAAATACTTGAAACTAGGTGTCTTGGTTGCTCCCCACTAGAGCTGAGCTCTGTGGATAAGGAACAAGAGAAGCCATCACTTCCCTGGGAATATTCATTTTCTCCTATGCAATGAGATACCAACTCAGTGGTTTCCAGCTTTAGGCAAAGCTGAGTAAAAATCATCTTCTGAAGGGGTACACTGAGTGACCAGGAGGGCTCCAAGACATTTGCAAAAGCCCATGTAAGTTTCTGTAGGGATCATCGAGGAAAAGGTGATCAGGGAGCCTGGCAGCACTGGTGTGACAGTAGCTCTGCCAGAGAAGGTCTCTTggattcccctctccctcccatcttgAGAACAAATGAGCAAAGCTCTCCTGAGCATCAGCCAGATCTTAAAATTTATTGAACATCAATTGATTATCACTGAACAGAAGTGACATCCAGAAACAAATGTTGGGATTTAGAGAATAGATGTTGGAATTCCACCACATGGAtgagtgacgtgtgtgtgtgcttgaactcaagtctcaaggcctcatactcttgcttagcttttacagtcaaggctggtgctctatggcTGGAGTCATACCTCCATGTCTGGCATTCTGCTggataattgaaggtaagagtttcttggatttgtttcctcaggctggttttgatcaGGGATCTTCTGATCccagtcagcttcctgagtgggttTACAGGAGTGGGCCACAGGAGCCTGGCAGCTTTTGCTTCCATTTGTTATGTAGCAAAAACACCGACTGTCAGAGACCAATCTCTTAGCCCCCCCCCTGATAAACCAATGACTGTTTTCAGAGCTTACTGAGTTAATGCATATGAAGGACTTAGGACAGACACTTTCTGGCACACGATTGCTTAGAAAGCATTTGCTGTTGCTGATGGAGACCATAGGGATGAGCAGGTATCCATTCAATCGAAGTGTCTGAGCCCATCTTCAGGCGTTAGAGTGACTGTCGGACTCTGAGTGGACCAAGCGGCTCTGGCATCAGCAGAAGTATTCATTGATGCGCCGGCCACCCCTGGCCCCCAAGGCCTGGGAGTCCAGGCTGGAGCGGGCCGAGAGGAGCCTGTCCCCCTCCCCAAGGCTGCTCCGGGACAGCAGTTCGGAGCCGTCCTGGCTGTGGCGCAGCCTCTCCAGGTGGACATAGGCCCCAGCGGCCTCCGCCGAGCCCCGAGCGCGGCACTTGCGGCAGCGCCTGCGGAGCGCCCCACAGCACACCAGCAGCGTCGGAGGCAGTGCGATGATGGCGGCTACGCTGATCACCACCACGTTGATGAGCCGCTGGGTGCCCTCGGCGTCCACCACCTCGTCGGTGGAGAAGACCACGCATTGCTCCCTGCGGGGCGCCAGGCcccgcgcgcacacgcacgccaCGTACTTGGTCTTGGGCGCCAGGCCCTCGAGGGTGACGCGGGTCTTCCCTGGTGGCACCAGCACCCGGCGCATGTCCCGCTGCCCGAACACCGCGTAGAGGACGCTGAGGGCGGTGGCGTTCCATGCCTGGGGGGCCTTCCACACCAAGGACACACTGTGGTAAGTGTCCCCCACCACCTTCAGAGACCTCACCATCTGTGCCTCCGGAGGCTCCTCCTGCCGGCCGGTGGCACCCATCTGCAGGTGTTGCAGGGTCAGTGCTTCCTTCAGGCTGGGCACAGAGGGCCGAGGGGCTGCGGGCTCGGGGACACGGGGGACGTGCCTGGCCACCAGCTTGTTGTTGTAAGCTGCGgcttccatcccctcccccatcctggccagcagggcctccGGAACCCCACTGTGCTCCGTGGAAGTCTGGGGCTCCGTGACTAGcagggagatgagagtctccgaGGCTCCCAGGAAGTTCTGGGCCTGGCAGATATAGTCACCGGAATCTAGGCGAGTCACGGCAGGCAGCTCCAGCAGAGACCAGCTGGAGCCATCGCTGGAGACTTCCTGGTGCACTAAAGAGAGAAGAGGCAGATGTGAGAGGAGGAATGAGCTCAACTTCCCCCATGTCCTCTGCCAGGGATAAGTTCACAGCTTCTGATTTGCACACTCGATAATGGCCTTGCTATGCCAAGAAAACACGGCAAGCATTTAATATCATTCAAGGTTCAGTTCATTGGGTCATTCAAGGCTTCTCCACCAGCCCTTTCCCTTCATAGCTGAATACTATTGGCTTAGACTAGCCAGGGGATCAAGATTGCCTGGGCTCCAACTGTGAGGAGTTCATGAAGCTTCAGGCTGACACTGAGCCTAAGAATAAATTGCCTTTGAAATCTGAGCTGTTCaaagtggttttttgttttgctctgttttgttATTGTCagatgtgggacttgaactcagggcctggatgtggtccctgagctcttttgctcaaggctagcactctaccactttgagccacagctccacttctggtttttgagtagttaattggagataagggtctcaaggggattttactgctcaggctggttttgaacctcaatcctcagatttcaggctcctgactagctagaattacaggtgtgagccaccaggacccagctcaAAGTGTGCTTTTTAGGGTGTAGGAGTCTCATAGAGGTTATTCCTTAGGAGCACCAGACAGGTGAATTGGAAGGTAGGATGGTCAGGTGGTGAGCTCAAGGCAAAGGCCCAGTTGGAAGTTCCCTTCTCATCCCTGCTCACACCCACTACCAAGTCAATGAGAGCATCTTTACCTTCCTGATTTACATAATGGAGCTTTGGGTACCATTTTGCTTGTAAATTTATTTATAGAACCCTCTGACAATCTAGTTGAGAGAGAGGGCCAGAAGGCATGTGAGGTTTACTGATTCAGTGCTAaatcacccccccgcccccatttctGCCTGCGATGGCTGTGATTTCCACCTTCTCTGCCGCCATGGCAGAGATGAGTCATCTCTGCCCACACAGCCTCACAGAAATAGGACACACTATTGGAATCCCAGTTTCTTCTCACACAAGCTGTATGATGTAGGCAAAGCATTTACTTGCTTGAAAAGTAAAGATAATCAGGTTGTTCATTAAAATTCTAGGCATAATTCACTTCACATAGT is a window of Perognathus longimembris pacificus isolate PPM17 chromosome 2, ASM2315922v1, whole genome shotgun sequence DNA encoding:
- the Lrit1 gene encoding leucine-rich repeat, immunoglobulin-like domain and transmembrane domain-containing protein 1, giving the protein MWVAVGMLWLLALGGPYQAWGSCPSQCSCSLHLLGDGSKARTVICSDPDMTLPPAFVPPDTCRLCLERTAIRRVPGEAFRSLARLEQLWLPFNALSELSVLMLRGLHRLRELRLPGNRLVTFPWAALRDVPQMRLLDLQANRLSVVPPEAARFLGNLTFLDLSSNQLMRLPQELLLTWAHLKTGSFPPGHHTRLVLGLQDNPWVCDCRLYELVHLLDGWVPNLVFIEARLKCGNPRSLAGVAFSQLELRKCQGPELHPGVTSIISPVGSTVLLRCGATGVPGPEMSWRRANGHPLNGTVHQEVSSDGSSWSLLELPAVTRLDSGDYICQAQNFLGASETLISLLVTEPQTSTEHSGVPEALLARMGEGMEAAAYNNKLVARHVPRVPEPAAPRPSVPSLKEALTLQHLQMGATGRQEEPPEAQMVRSLKVVGDTYHSVSLVWKAPQAWNATALSVLYAVFGQRDMRRVLVPPGKTRVTLEGLAPKTKYVACVCARGLAPRREQCVVFSTDEVVDAEGTQRLINVVVISVAAIIALPPTLLVCCGALRRRCRKCRARGSAEAAGAYVHLERLRHSQDGSELLSRSSLGEGDRLLSARSSLDSQALGARGGRRINEYFC